The Oscillatoria acuminata PCC 6304 genomic interval TAAGTTAAAGAGGTTGGAAGAAGTCCCCATTGTTTTAGTTGGTTCTGGGCAATAGAGTAGAGGTCAGTTTGAGTGGCCTCAATTCCCCAAACGAGGTGGATAATGTTTTTGATAATGTATGTAGGTTTGGCATAGTATTTATTTGTGATTAAGGTAAATAGGTGTTGTTTTAAGGATGAATCGTCATTGGCATAGAGCCGACGATGAGCGTTCAATTCTTGGAACTGAATGAGTACAGATACGGAAGGATTGCAAAAAAATTGCAAAGTGGGGGAGTTCAGTGAATCACTACTGGTGTCAGGGTTTAATCGAGTGGCATCTTTAAACAATTGTGGTAGCGGTAGAATAACTTTATTTATTTCTGAAGTAGTTTGTTGGGTCTCTCTATCTTTAACGTGTTGTCGTGGGTTGTATGCCACTTTAAATTTCCTTAGTGCCTTATCCTGAACTTGACGGATTCTTTCTCGTGTCAGTCCATAGTAATCACCAATTTTTTCTAGGGTCCGTTCTCCCTGACCATCTAAGCCAAATCGAAGGGTTAGCACTTCTTGCTCTCGGGGTTTTAAAGTAGACAATGCTTTATCAATTTCTTCACGCATCCATTGCTGTTCTAAGCATTGAGCCAAGTTATCTTTACTGGGGAGTAAATCAGCTAGAGTTAAGTCATCGGTTAGTAGAGCATCTAATGAGCTTGGCTGGCTTAATTTGTTGATTCGGCGTAAAAATTTAACTTGTTCCACACTCATTTCTAACTCAACCGCAATCTTTTCTAAACTGGGGATATGCTCAAGTTTAAGGGTGAGGTGACGGGTTGTTTTTTTTACTTTGCTCAGACTCTCCTGGATGTGGACAGGTAGACGAATTATTCTGGACTCATTACACAAGCCACGAGTAATATGCTGCCGAATCCAATGGGTTGCATAGGTGGAGAATTTATAACCCTTTATCGGGTCAAATTTTTCAGTAGCTTTAATCAATCCCTCGTTTCCATGCTGAATTAAATCTAATAACTCTAGGCCACGATGTTGGTAAATTTTGGCAATGGATACCACCAATCTGAGGTTACTATAAACTAGAGATTTTTGGGCCTTTCGTCCCTTAGAAATAGCATCCTCTAACTGAGATAACGACAAACCCGTAGCATTTGCCCACTCTGAGCGCGTAGGTTCTCGGTGGAGTTTAGAATTTAAAGACTGCTTACCTTGTTCTAACTGAATCCATCGCTGTACCTGTTGAGCTAAAGATATCTCATCCTCGCGTTTAAGTAATGGAATCCGGCCAATTTCTCTGAGGTAGCATTGCACTAAATCTGTACTGATGGGTTGCCGTTTCTCTTCCCTCACCTGTTTCAAGGTTTGGTGTTGCACCTGATAAAGTTGGCTAGGTTTGAGGCTATGAGCAGCTATTTTCTCTAATTGATTCAAGTCATAAAAGCTGGGGTTTTTGACGTTGATGAACATCTTAGCAATGCTCAACTTAAGATTTAATTGTTGGTCAAGTGTTTGGAAAGGACTGATTAACACTAATTGTTGATAATTTACTGTAGCGACAATTAAAATATCCGTATCACGCTGGCATAAATTCTTGGCAATCGCCGTTAGTCGGACGATTACTCCTGCATTAGAACTCCAACTTTTCGGTTCTAGTTCCAATAAAAATACTTGTAGTGTTCCCTTTTCCTGATTTGCAATTAGATACGCTGTTTTTATTGCTTCGGTATTACTAGGCGATAACTGTAGGTCACTCACCTCAAGGGGATCGCAATCAGCATCATAACCCAATGATTCAAATAGGACGGCTACCGATAAAGCATCCTTGATATGTTCTAAGTCTTCTATATGTATATGCCGATAAACCATAAGTTTTTTCCGATAAATACATGGAAAATAATGTTGGAAAATTTTAACTGAAATTTTTCATTACTACTCCCCTCTAATAATCTTCATATCCTCAGCCGTCAATCCATAAAGATGAGCTACTCTGTCATCTATCTCTGCTTCCCACTCCTCTACGCTTTCATCCAAACTTCTCGCTAAAATAAGCCTGACATCAAGCACCTGTCCTATCTGTCCGAACTTCAATTTAATCAGGGTCCCGGTAAAAGCATCATGCTCCCACACTGACCCCACCTTGTTTTTCCTTACTCTGTCTTCCTTAACATCCTTTTTTCCTTCAATCCCCATTTGCGATCGCCACCTACTGATTTAACACACTCTACCCCTACACAATCTCCTTCTGTAATAAATCTCTACATTTTTTCTTTAATCTTTTCTTATCTGCAACTTGCAATCCTTTAGGGGGAAGGGGAAATAAATTTATTGATTGCGAACCTGAAATATTTGGGTAAAGAAGAAGTTTGTTGAGGAGGAAACGTAATAAATTTTATACACCCGGGTCACAACCAGAAGCAAAACCCACTGAACGAGGTAGTCGGCTGCAAGCGTGTATATTGCTGTTTCGCCTTTATTTTATTTAAGTTTTTATGTATATTTATGAATTCTTTTAAGTAATCTGTTCAGTGTCTAAATTGGGAAGCAGCAAATTATGACCCCGTTGGACTGCGAGCCTTTTGCTCTCTAGGAATCCCCAATTTAAAGCCTAAACAGCTTAGGAGCCTAGGACTAGAAATAATAACAGAAATATTTTTCATTATTATTATCGCTATTATTATTGTTTATCCAGTAAATCAAAACCTGAAAATTTTCAAAAAATTGACTAAAATTTACCCTAAAGTATGCTTATATAACTTGATTTTTTGCTATCATTCTGTTAGGCAAGACAGAAAAGAGCCTTCCCCACAGTCCCAACCATTTTATATAGAGTTTACATCTAATAAAAATAATGATTGGTTGGGCTTTTGAAGGAAAGGCTCAAGAAATTATTTAATTTATTGAGTACAATGATAACACATCCTGAGCAAACTGTCGAAAATCGATTAAACGATCGCCATTACTTTGAACTTATTGAGCGTCGGGGACTTCAGAAAGACTGGGTAGAAGCAAATTGCTACAGCATCAGCAAAGAAGAAGCATCCCTGAGACTGGGGTATCAAGCAAAATCTGATGGAATCTGGATTCAGGGTGATGGAATTCAGGGGCAATTCAAGCCAGATAAACCTTGGCGGTCATCAGGGGACAAGAAGGCACCAAAGTATCGCTCTCCAATGAACTTTGACCATAGCTACGACGCCATCGCCCCAAAACATCCCACCAATCAAATTTTCTGGACTTCAGATGAACTCAGAAAATATTGCTATCAAATTGATGGAATTCCAATTATTTTGTTGACCGAGGCAGCGTTAAAGGCGATCGCACCAACAGCAGTAGGCATCCCAACACTAGGTCTTTTGGGCGTATCCCAAGGTTTGACGAGCAAAAAGCAAGACATTCAATCCAAACGCTATCTAATCCCTATTCTTGAGAGCTATGCCAAGCAAGGATTTGGTTTTTGCTTAGGTTTCGATGCAGACTGTGCAACAAATACGAATGTATCATGGGAGCAACTGAAACTTGCCAATCAGCTAAAGTTGTTTGGTTGTCCGGTTTTTTCAATTACTGGATTGTGGTCTGTGGAAGAAGGTAAGGGGATTGACGATTTTATTCAAAAAAATGGAGCGAATAAGTTCCGGGATATCATGTCCCGGGCGCAAAAGATTGAAGATTGGGAGAAGCAATTCAAAGAATCTCTCCCCAGTGACAAAACACCCACCCCTCGCAAACTAGGTCTGGAGATTGCGGAAAAATACCAATCTTGCTGGCGGTTTCACAATGAGCAAAAGACTTGGAGAAAGTGGACCGGCAAGTGCTGGGAAGCAGTGGAAGAGGAAGCCTTCGCGTATTTTGTTTTCAACGAGATTGAGTCTCGCAACATTGACTACCCCACAAACAAATATGTTGAGAACGTGGCAAAGACCCTGAAGCTAAAGCTATTTTCTGAGGCTTGGGAGACATGGGACCGCAAGCGATTCATCCCCTTCAATAACTGCGTCGTAGACATTGAGACCGGGGAGGTCCATGAACATTGCCCTGGGATGAGGTTTCTCAGTTTCATCCCACGCGATTGGTGCATTCTGGAAAATCTTAACGGCAGTGATGCGCTTGGCTCTTTGAATCAATATTGCCCCCACACCTTTAAATACTTATCGTCAGCTATGAGGGATGACCCATCCAAGGTGCTTAAGCTATTGGCAATCATTAATGGAATAATCAAATGGAGATTCCACGACCTCCAGATGTTTATTCACTTGGTAGGAGAACCCGGGGCTGGCAAAGGGGTATTTATTCGGCTTCTCCAAAACATCATTGGTAAAAGCAATTTCTCAGCAGCCACGTTAACAAAATTAGACGATGACTACACCATCGCTTCTGTCATAGATAAGCAGTTAGTCATCTGTCCAGATGAGGACCGGAAGTCGTCAGGGTTTGGGGGTCTCAAGGCTCTAACAGGCGGCGACTCCATCTCATATCGGCAGATTTACAAGAAGCCAGCATCAAGTCCTTTTTACGGTTCCTTGATTGTTGTCAGTAACCGAGCAATTTTTGCAGGGGACACTACAGGGCTAGAACGTCGGCTATGTTTGGTCAACTTCGATCGCCGTGTACCTGACATAGAGCGCAATAGCCGGATTGAGGATGCCCTACAGGAAGAATTGGGCGCATTAACTGCGATCGCCTTATCAATGCCAGATAATCTGGTTACCGAGTTAATCCGAGGGATTGGCAGTGCTGACGTGCCTGAGTTCCGCTCGGCAAGTTGGCAATTAACTTTAGACACCAACAGCGTGGCACTCCATTTAGACGAATGCCTAGTCAATGATGCTGATGCTCAGATAGAAGTCGCCAGTTTGTATGAGGATTATCGGGAGTTTTGCCAAAATTCTGGAGTCTCCCCGATGGCAAAGCAGCGATACTCGCAAGAATTGGTTGCCATCACTAACCACCGTCTGGGTTGGGTTGGGATTGACCATGCAAGGGCAATTGTTCAGGGTTCTCGCAAGCGGGTCATCAAGGGCATCCGGTTCCGAACTTCCTCGGATAACGATATCCCCACCCCATCAGAATCCTTCTCCTCCGGGACAGCCGGGACAGCTCGGGACAGCACCGGGACAGCACTCAAAACTGAACTGTCCCCTTACGAACACAAGGGTTTCAGCGATTTGGGACAGCACTTTGATGACTTACAAGAACATCGCCCAATCATCATCACCAACCCCGTGGTGACGAATGATGCTGTGCAAAACATAGAAAAAACTACCGTCCCAACTGTCCCCCTAGAACCACAAGGGTTTCAGCCGTCCCAACTGCTGTCCACAAGCTGTCCCGGTGCTGTCCCAGTTGAAAATTCTGTCCCAAGTGCTGTCCCGTCCAAGCCTGTACTTCCAGACAAAGAACTGTTGGATGAAAGTAATGCCCTGATTCATGACCTCATGGATAAAGGTGTTGCTCACAGGGAAATCTCGGAAATTATTAAACGCAAATGGAATCGAGAGAACAGAATCAAGATGAGCAATTTGGAGCTATCTGAACTCATCAGCGAGTTGAAATTTATGTCCGGTGACTATCCCTCACTAGGCGGCTCCAAAGAAAACCAACGGAAGGCGATAGAGTCGATCGCCGCCAAAATTGCCAAGATTAATTCCCAGGCCGATTGGCGTGAACTGCTCAAGGCTAACAAGCATATCAAGGACCAAATCAAATGGGTTTTATGGCGTCATGTTGAGCCACGAGTCCGAACGAGGGTCATGCCATTTATTTGGGGTGATGCCAGTCAGCTTTGTTTAGATTTGAGCAGTCATTAACGAAGTCTCTGCTTATTCATGACCCATTCAACCCAGCTAAACCTTGGTGGTCCAGAGGGTGAATTGGCTCTTGAGAATAATCGCTCTGATTTGATGCTTGATTAGATACTATAAATTCGACCAATACTCCCGCTCTAACTAGGGCGGGTTTTTCTTGCGCTTATAAAGTAAACTCGATTTCTTTTTTTCCCCTCCTCTAGTCTTCAGTGGCTCAATGATGGGTCTGACCCCTCACCTATCTGATTAATGAGAAGAATGGGGAGAGTAGGTATGGTGATGACACATAGATTGCATAAACTGAAGACCACTGAAGACCTGACTGAAGACCTGACTGAAGACTTTAAAGCTATATACAGCAAGACTTCTGAAGACCCTGAAGACTAAACTCTCTAAAACTTTGCTCAGAAATTAAATGTAGAATCTTACCTTGATATCAATCTTTGACTGAATCTGACTAGAGTTTTGACCACATCGGTGTTCAGAATCGGTGAAACCTTTGCTAAACAAGCATTATAAGGTCGTCAGTCAGGTCTTCAGTGAGGTCTTCAGGTATCGACGCCTCTAATCATTGTCAGAACTAAGATTTTACATAGAGGTTGCATGATTAAAAATAGAAGGAGGAGTGGGTTCACCATCAAGAAAAATTTGGAACAGCAAGACAAACTCATCCTCCATTCTTCCATCCAGGTGCCGAGGCTTGATGGAATCAATAGTACGCAGATTTTGCAAACCCAGATTATGGATACCCACGAACGCTCCTCCGTTTTAAACGCGCTTTTGCCGGTCCGGGGAACAGTCCATTAGTTCGCCAAGGGGGCCATTTCAAATAACGACCCAGCCATCATTGCAAGTCCCGAAAAATCTGCAAAACGAGCCACAAGTATTCTGAGGTTCACCCAAAAATGGAGAACTTCCATCATTTTCATACTCGGGTATTTTCCCATGTCCATGTTTTGCATAGATTTGGGTAATAACATGGTCAAGATTGCTTGTTTTTTAGGGCTAAAACTACCTGTGGGTTTTCCCATATTTTTCCCATATTTTCCCATATTTTCCCCATATTTTCCCCATAGGTTAACCCAAATTACACCCCAATTTCCACCAATTTTTCACCAATTTTTAGCAAAGTTTTTGCAAAGTTTTTGCAGAGTTGGAACATCATGCGAGGTCTAAGGTTGAGTGAATCTTTATCAAAGTTTTAGTATTTCTTCCCACATTGCCGCAACGTCCATTCCCGCAACGAGCTTATTGTCCATACCCCACAAGGATTCTGAGGTTCTGACATCCGGTCTTAACTTCAAATGGAATAGTATTCTGGCCCTTTTAGTTGTCCATTTGGGCAACACCTTTTTTCCTTTGATGAGGGGAAATTGGTGATGCCGGTGTGGGTTTTTTTTACAAACTCATCTATCAGGTCAAGCCTTTTGGTTGGTGCATATTTTCCCAAGCCTGTTGAAAATGTTGGTCCCCAATCCAGCGATGATACAATTTCGTATGCACATCAACACTATGGTCCATCATCCTCGCGGCGATCGCAGCATCCAATCCATAAACAGCAGTTCGGATAGCCCAACTATGCCGTAAATTATAAGGACTGAAGGGAATGCCATATCGTATGAAGGCTCGGGTTACTCGTTGTCCTAAGTCACTATTGGATTGGCCGGTACAGTTGGGTAAGTCAGTTTCCGAAAGTTCCCATTTTTCCCACCATTCAGGCAAACAAGGCCAGATTTTCCTCAATTTATTGGTTTTTCCCCCAGGAAGGACAATCAGAATCCCAGGGGGTTCATTCATCAGACTGGTGTCGAGATAGAACAATTCATGGTTGCGGATGCCGTAGGTTGCCATGATTCCATAAGCCCATTGCCATGCAGAATTAGGAATCATGTTCCGACACTCAACAATTAACTCATCATTGGGTAAATTTTTAGAATTTATTGCAGTGTAGGGTGAGTATTTTCCTTGATAAGGTTTCAGGTTAACCTCAATTCCAGCAAATTTAGCCAATGCCCCAAAAGAAATACAGGAGTGTTTCCTTTGGTGGGAATCTGGTTCAGACTTGAGCAGAGCCGCTAAAATGGCATCTTTGGTCAGAGGTTGGTGGCGATTATCGAACAATTCCCAGGTTTTGAGATAGCCTTTGAAACTGGTGATAGTTTTAGGGTTCCTGGGGCGTTTGTTGAAATAGTCTTGCTCGAAACGGTCCAACCAATCACAGATAGGGATAGAATCTGATTTTTGTTCAGGCTCCAACCATTCTGACCAAGTAAATTCCTTACAAGCAAGGAGACCACCAACACGGAGGGCTTCAGATTTAGCGCGTTTGAATCCAGCGGGGTTAGCGTAGATGCCCAGGGCCAGATATTGTTGATGAGGTTTGGTCTTGTCGCTGTTGGGTTTTGGGGGGAAGGTGGCACGAAGACTGAGGCGATCGCCACGAAGACAAACCACGACACCGCATCTAGCTGATTTTAGTTCAGCATTTATTTTAGACAGAGCCGCCACCGCTTCATCTGAATTTTTCATTGACTTACTTTTGAACTAATTTAAACCGTGATTTAGAGTAAGTTAACGCTACAAGCCCTATATTGTCGAGTGACGATAAATAACCTCCACCCTTATGGGATGGAGGCTAAAACGGTTATAGAGTAAATAATTCAGGCAGAATTATTTGCGGAGACATTGAGATTACATCATGCCCATGCCGCCCATGCCGCCCATGCCGCCCATGCCGCCCATGCCGCCCATGCCGCCCATGCCGCCCATGCCGCCCATGTCAGGCATGGCACCAGCCGGTTCAGGCTGCTCAACAACGAGGGCTTCCGTGGTTAGGACCATGCTGGCGATCGAAGCCGCATTCTGCAAGGCCGATCGCACCACTTTAGCCGGGTCAATAATCCCCGCCGCAATCATATCCACATACTCACCCGTTAGCGCGTTGTAGCCCACATTAAAGGCACTTTCCCGCACTTTTTCCACAACCACGCTTCCTTCAACACCGGCGTTATCCGCAATTTGACGCACAGGTGCTTCTAAGGCTTTAGCAACAATATCAGCCCCGAGGATTTCTTCATCATTGAGACTGGCTTTGAGGGAGTCAATTTTGCTCACCAGATGAATCAGGGTCGTTCCGCCACCGGGAACAATGCCTTCATCCACTGCTGCTTTAGTAGCATTCAGGGAGT includes:
- a CDS encoding DUF3854 domain-containing protein produces the protein MITHPEQTVENRLNDRHYFELIERRGLQKDWVEANCYSISKEEASLRLGYQAKSDGIWIQGDGIQGQFKPDKPWRSSGDKKAPKYRSPMNFDHSYDAIAPKHPTNQIFWTSDELRKYCYQIDGIPIILLTEAALKAIAPTAVGIPTLGLLGVSQGLTSKKQDIQSKRYLIPILESYAKQGFGFCLGFDADCATNTNVSWEQLKLANQLKLFGCPVFSITGLWSVEEGKGIDDFIQKNGANKFRDIMSRAQKIEDWEKQFKESLPSDKTPTPRKLGLEIAEKYQSCWRFHNEQKTWRKWTGKCWEAVEEEAFAYFVFNEIESRNIDYPTNKYVENVAKTLKLKLFSEAWETWDRKRFIPFNNCVVDIETGEVHEHCPGMRFLSFIPRDWCILENLNGSDALGSLNQYCPHTFKYLSSAMRDDPSKVLKLLAIINGIIKWRFHDLQMFIHLVGEPGAGKGVFIRLLQNIIGKSNFSAATLTKLDDDYTIASVIDKQLVICPDEDRKSSGFGGLKALTGGDSISYRQIYKKPASSPFYGSLIVVSNRAIFAGDTTGLERRLCLVNFDRRVPDIERNSRIEDALQEELGALTAIALSMPDNLVTELIRGIGSADVPEFRSASWQLTLDTNSVALHLDECLVNDADAQIEVASLYEDYREFCQNSGVSPMAKQRYSQELVAITNHRLGWVGIDHARAIVQGSRKRVIKGIRFRTSSDNDIPTPSESFSSGTAGTARDSTGTALKTELSPYEHKGFSDLGQHFDDLQEHRPIIITNPVVTNDAVQNIEKTTVPTVPLEPQGFQPSQLLSTSCPGAVPVENSVPSAVPSKPVLPDKELLDESNALIHDLMDKGVAHREISEIIKRKWNRENRIKMSNLELSELISELKFMSGDYPSLGGSKENQRKAIESIAAKIAKINSQADWRELLKANKHIKDQIKWVLWRHVEPRVRTRVMPFIWGDASQLCLDLSSH
- a CDS encoding sigma-70 family RNA polymerase sigma factor gives rise to the protein MVYRHIHIEDLEHIKDALSVAVLFESLGYDADCDPLEVSDLQLSPSNTEAIKTAYLIANQEKGTLQVFLLELEPKSWSSNAGVIVRLTAIAKNLCQRDTDILIVATVNYQQLVLISPFQTLDQQLNLKLSIAKMFINVKNPSFYDLNQLEKIAAHSLKPSQLYQVQHQTLKQVREEKRQPISTDLVQCYLREIGRIPLLKREDEISLAQQVQRWIQLEQGKQSLNSKLHREPTRSEWANATGLSLSQLEDAISKGRKAQKSLVYSNLRLVVSIAKIYQHRGLELLDLIQHGNEGLIKATEKFDPIKGYKFSTYATHWIRQHITRGLCNESRIIRLPVHIQESLSKVKKTTRHLTLKLEHIPSLEKIAVELEMSVEQVKFLRRINKLSQPSSLDALLTDDLTLADLLPSKDNLAQCLEQQWMREEIDKALSTLKPREQEVLTLRFGLDGQGERTLEKIGDYYGLTRERIRQVQDKALRKFKVAYNPRQHVKDRETQQTTSEINKVILPLPQLFKDATRLNPDTSSDSLNSPTLQFFCNPSVSVLIQFQELNAHRRLYANDDSSLKQHLFTLITNKYYAKPTYIIKNIIHLVWGIEATQTDLYSIAQNQLKQWGLLPTSLT